The sequence below is a genomic window from Mycobacteroides abscessus ATCC 19977.
GCGCCTGGTCGCTCTTTGTGTGCCGCAAGCGGTACATCGATGATCAACTAGCCGCGTCGTCGATCGATGCCGTGGTAGATCTCGGAGCCGGCCTGGACACCCGAGGGTGCCGCGTGGCCCGCGCCGCGCCGACTCCGGTGTTCGAGGTCGATCAGGCGGTCAACATCGCCATCAAACAGCAGGCCGTCAAAAGAGCGCTGGGTGCGGTGCCAGCGTCGCTTCATCTTGTGCCGGTTGACTTCCAGCGCGACGAGCTGGCCGAGGAATTGCGGCGCGCGGGTCATGACACAGCCCACCGCACGTTCTTCATCTGGGAGGGGGTGACCCAGTACATTCCCGAGACCGCGGTGCGCGCCACCCTCGCCTACCTGGGCACTGCGGCCACGGGCAGCCGCCTGGCATTTACCTACGTACAACGCGACTTCATCGACGGTAGCAATCTGTACGGAAACTCAATGTTGTACAAGCGTTTTAGGGTGCGCAGTCAGGTATGGATGTTCGGCCTGACGCCAGGTACGGTGGGGCCCCTACTCGCCGAATACGGCTGGCAGGTCCTGGAGGATGTCAGTGGTCCGGAGTATCAGCGGCGCTACCTGATACCGGCCGGACGTACGCTCTCGACCACCGAGCTGGAACGGACCGTGCTCGCCGAGAAGATCTAGTCGACGGTGAGCACAGTCGGCACGATCATCGGCTGCCGGCGATAGGTCTCGCCGACCCACTTGCCCACCACCCGCCGCACGGACTGGGCAATGCGGCCGGTATCGTTCACCGACTGTTCGGCAAGTGAATTCAGTTCCGTGATCACCAGTTCGGTCACCGGATCCAGCGCCTTCGCGTCGTCGGAGAATCCGCGAGAGAACAGCTGTGGCCGGCCCACCGGGCGTCCATTGCTACGCACCACCACAGTGACGGCCACAAACCCGCCGTTGCCCAAGACCAGACGCTCGCCAACCGTGGCGTCGGAGACATCGCCGTCGACGAGGCCGTGCACGAACATCTTGCCCACCGGTACCCGGCCAGAGATGCGTGCGCGCTCGTTGTGCAGGTCCACGCTGACCCCGTTCTCCGCCAATACGATGCGGCCTTCCTCCACACCGGTCTTGGCCGCGAGCCCGGCGTTGGCGCGCAGGTGCCGCCAGGTGCCGTGCACCGGCATCACGTTGCGCGGTCGCACCGCGTTGTAGAGGTACAGCAGCTCGCCTGCGTACGCATGTCCGGAAACGTGAACCCGCGCGTGGGTGTTGGTCACTACCCGAGTGCCTACCTTGGCCAGGGAGTCGATGATGCCGTAGACCGCTTCTTCATTCCCGGGCACCAGCGACGACGAGAGGATGACCAAATCGTCAGGGGTCAGCGTGATCTGGCGGTGATCACCACGCGCCATCCGCGACAGTGCGGCCATCGGTTCGCCCTGGGTGCCGGTGGTTATCAGTACAACCCGTTGCGGTGCAAGCTCATTCGCGGCCTCGACATTTATGAGGTCACGATCGTCAACCTCCAGGAAGCCGAGCTCACGGGCAATGCCCATGTTGCGCACCATCGACCGGCCCACGAGTGCCACCCGGCGGCCGTGAGCCACCGAGGCGTCGATGATCTGTTGTACCCGAGCCACATTGCTGGCGAAGCAGGCCACGATCACCCGTCCGCGCGCGGTTTCGATAAGCCGGTTGAGAGTCGGGGCGATCTCGCTCTCCGACGGCCCCACACCGGGAACCTCGGAGTTGGTGGAGTCCACAAGGAAAAGATCCACGCCCCTATCCCCCAGACCGGACAGCCCGGGCAAGTCCGTCGGACGCCGGTCCGGAGGCAGCGGATCGAGCTTGATATCGCCGGTGTGCAGGATGGTTCCGGCCTCGGTGTGCACGGCGATGGCCAGCGCATCGGGTATCGAGTGGTTGACCGCGAAGTATTCGCATTCAAACGGCCCGTGGGTGGACCGCTCGCCCTCGGTGACCCTGATAAACCGCGGCGTGATGCGGTGCTCCCGGCACTTGGCCTCGACCAGCGCGAGGGTGAACGCGGAGCCGACGACCGGGATGTCCGGACGCATCTTCAGCAGGAACGGAATGGCCCCGATGTGGTCCTCATGCGCATGGGTGAGCACCAGCGCCTCGACGTCCTCGAGGCGGTCCTCGATGTGGCGGATATCGGGCAGGATCAGGTCCACACCCGGTTCGTTGTGGCCGGGGAACAGCACTCCGCAGTCGATGATCAGTAGGCGTCCACGGAGCTCGAAAACCGTCATATTGCGCCCGATCTCGCTGATACCGCCGAGCGCTGTCACGCGCAATGCACCATCAGCGAGCGGTCCGGGCGCCCGCAGGTCCTCGGGTGGGGTAACTGCCACCTACAGCACCCCGGCGGCACGCATATCGGCGGCCAGTCCCTCGATCTGCTCCGGGCTGGGCGGAACATTGGGCAGGCGTGGATCGCCAACCTCGATGCCCTGCAACCGGAGTCCGGCCTTGACGGCGCCCACCGCGCCCAGGCGCCGACACGCCTCGGTGATGGGTGCGACCTGCGCGTTCAGCTTGCGCGCGGTCTCAACATCGCCCGCGTTGTACGCGGCCAGCAACTCACGCAGTGGCCCAGCGACGAAATGCGAGATGACACTGACGAACCCGACCGCACCCACCGACAGCCACGGCAGATTCAGCGGGTCATCTCCCGAGTAGTAGACCAGGTCGGTGCCCGCGATGATCTGAGCACCACCATGCAGATCACCCTTGGCGTCCTTGACGGCCACGATGTTCGGATGTGCGGCCAGTTCACGGATGATGTGGAAGTCGATCGGGACAACCGAACGTGGCGGAATGTCGTACAGGATCACGGGCACGTTCACCGCATCCGCGACCGCGGTGAAATGTGCCAGCAGCCCCGCCTGCGAGGGCCGCGAGTAGTAAGGGGTGACGACCAGGAGTCCGTGTGCTCCGGCAGCCTCGCACTCACGGGACAGCTTGATGCTGTGGGCGGTGTCATAGGTGCCGGACCCGGCGATGATGCGTGCGCGATCTCCCACCGCCGCCACCACCTCGCGCAGCAGGGTCAGCTTCTCGGCGTCGGAGGTTACGGGAGACTCTCCGGTGGTGCCGGAGAGGACAAGGCCATCGCATCCGGCGTCGACCAAATGCGCGGCAAGCCGCACCGCGGTATCGACGTCAAGGGCGCCTTCGGCATCGAAAGGAGTCACCATCGCGGTGAGCACGGTGCCGAGCCGCGCCACTGTTCCACCTGCTGTCACGGCATGAGAATACCCGCCCCAACCAAGCGGTTAATCCCTACCGGCTGTGTTGTATCCCTCGGTTGTATCCCTCGGTTGTATCCCTCGGTTCTACCCCTCGTAGACCAATGGGGAGATCGCGACCTCCGTGCCGTCGGCCAGGGTCGCGATATCGAAATCTCCGAAGATGGACGGAGCCAGGTCGGCGAGCTGGCGCAGACAGGCAATGGCGAGCCGACGAATCTCCACGTCGGCGTGTTCGCTGGCCCTCATCGCGATGAAGTGTCGCCAGGCCCGGTAGTTCCCGGTGACGACGATCCTGGTCTCCGTAGCGTTGGGCAGCACGGACCGGGCGGCCTGGCGTGCCTGCTTGCGCCGCAGCACCGCGTTGGGAACGTCGGCCAGTGTGGATTCCAATTTCTCCAGCAGCTCGACATACGCCGCGCGGCTGGCATCTGTGGCCTTACGCACCAGCGCGACGAGTTCCGGGTCGTCCTCGACAGCGGGGGGCAGCACGACGTTCGAGTCGTCCTCCGGGACGAATCGCTGGGAGAGCTGCGAGTACGAGAAGTGGCGATGCCGGATCAACTCGTGAGTACAGGACCGCGAGATACCGGTGATGTAGAAGGTCGCCGACGCATGCTCGAGCACCGACAGGTGCCCGACCTCGATGACATGGCGCAGGTAACTCTCGTTGGTGGCGGTGCGCGGGTTCGGCTTGGACCAGCTCTGGTAGCAGGCACGGCCGGCGAACTCGACGAGCGCCGGTCCACCGTCGGCATCGGTGCTCCAGTCGATATCCGGAGGTGCGATGAAGTCGGTCTTCGCTATCAGCTGCACGCGCAGCGGCACGATCTCTGCCACGCGCAACACCCTACGTGTACCGTCGCCGTCCCCACGAACATGCTGAAATGTGCGCCAAAACGGGCGAAATCCGCAATTTTGCGCATGCTCGCGGTGTTTCGCGCCCCGCTTGCACGCCCTACCATCGGCCCCGTGAGTTCCTGGACCCTTGGACCCGAGAACGGAACCCTGACGCTGCACACCGGTGTCACCGGCGCGGCGGCGCGGATGGGGCATCGGCTGACCATCGTCATGGACGCCTGGACCATCTCAGTCGACGGACCCGATGACCAGCCGTCGGCCGTCAGCCTCGTGGTGGACGTCGACTCGTTGCGGGTAGAAAGCGGTGAGGGCGGTCTGACACCGCTTACCGGGCCCGAGAAAACGATCGTGCGGTCGAACGCATTGAAGACACTCAATGCCCAGCGATTTCCCACCATCGAGTTCCATGCCGAGCAGATCGGCAAGACAGCGGCCGGCTATGTCATGCGTGGAGCGCTGACCATTCACGGTGCGACCCGGGCTGTGGACATCGAGCTGTCGGTCGCCGCGGACGGTGCTCTGAGTCTCAGCACCGACGTCTCGCAGCGGGCATACGGCATCAAGCCGTTCTCCATGGCGATGGGATCGCTGAAGGTCGCCGATGCGGTCACGGTGTCGTTCGAAGGACGGCGCCCAGGGGCCTGACCAGGTCTCCGCGCTCACCTACCGCCACACGCTCCAGGCCCAGCCAGGACGCCATGCTCACCAGTTGCTCGGCCAGCGGTCCGGCGATGCCGACAGGGTCTCGGCCCTCTTCGGCAAAGGCTCCGACGACATTGAGCGTGCCGGCCGCGCGATCGGCCTTGAGGTCGACCCTGCCCACCAGTTGCCCATCGAGCAGGAAAGGCCACACGTAGTAGCCGTACTGCCGTTTGGCCGCGGGTGTGTAGATCTCGATGCGGTAGTGGAAATCGAAAAGCCGCTCGACGCGCGGACGAAAAAAGATCAGCGGATCAAAGGGGCACAGCAGTGCCGTCCCCTGGTCGGCTCGCGGAATCGTCCGTCCGGCAGCCAGATATGCCGGTGCACCCCACCCGTCGACGGACACTCTCTCGACCTCGCCCGCGTCGGCGAGCACAGCGAGTGCGGGTTTGATCTGTCCGGCCGAGAGCCGGAAATAGTCACGGATATCGGCCTCGGTCCCCACCCCCAGCGCACCGACCGCACGGCGGGCCAGCTCCAGTACTGCCTCCTCGTCGGATACCTCGCGCTGGTAGATTTCGGCGGGAATCACCTTGTGCGCCAGTTGGTAATGCCGCGAAAAGCCGACCCGCTTATCGGTGGTCAGCTCGCCCGAGGAAAACAGGGCTTCGGCGATCCACTTGGTTTCGCTGCGATCCCACCATGGGCCCTTGCGTCCTGGCGCCTCACGTTCCAGGTAGGCCTCGATCTGCCCGGCCGTGCACGGCCCCAATTCGGCGACGGCGGCCAACACCTCGTCGACGAGCCCCGGATTCTCCTCGACGAACTTTCGCGCCCACCGCCCATGGCGGTACTCGCGCATACGCCAGCGCATCAACGGCCAATCCTGAATCGACATCAGGGCCGCTTCGTGCGCCCAGTATTCGATGAGTAGCCGCGGCGTGCGCGCGCTGTGGCTCCACGCGGCGTCGTCGAGCAGCGCGCGGTCATAGGGCCCAAGCCTGCTGAACACGGGCGCGTAGTGCGCACGCACAGCCACCGATACCGAATCCAGTTGCAGTACCTGAATTCTGGAAATGAGCTTGCGCAGATGTGCACGGGTAACGGCCGTCGCGGAGGTGTCTGTGAAACCCTGCGCCGCGATCGCGATGCGCCGCGCCTGGGCCACGGTCAAGGCCGACCGGCTCACCGGGCTCCCACAAGACGGGACAACCAGCCGGAGTCGGACGGATCGATCATCTCCCCCGAATTGTCGATGACGCCGGGCACACCGCCCAGGCCGTGGTCGGTGAGCTGCTGCTCATTGCCCGCGGTCCGCTGGCGGTCGACTTCGTTGACTTGCAGAGAGGAGATTTCACGCAGCACCTCGCCCGTCACCCCTGCCCCGGCGGCGATCTCGCTGATTTGCAGGTTCGTCAGATTTCCCACACCTTCGACCGGCTGCCTCCGGAACATCTCGCCGATGAAGCCCAGGATCACCGCGTCGGTGGCGCCGGCTTTATCGATCAGGAACAACGCGGCCGCCGCCCGTGACGAGTAGTCGCCGCTTGCCGAGATCCGGTCCAAAAAGCTCACCGGCCGATAGGTCACCTGCAACCGGCCCTCGGTGACGTACGTGGTGATGTCCTCACCGTATTGGGCCTCGAACCGTTGGCAGAACGGGCACTGGAAATCGAGAAACACAGTGATTCCGGCGGCCACGTCGCCCGCGCCGCCCACCGTCACACCTGCCCCCTGGCTGTTCCCCCAGCCCGCCGCTTCCACGGGTGCCGACGCCGTTCCCTCCACGGTGCGCGCACAGCCGGTCAGAACGAGCAGCACTATCGCCGCAAGCAGCAGCACCTTGGGCACCCCTGCCGCACCCGGGGCACTCACCCGTCGACTTTCCGATAACTCAGGAATTGATAGCGCAAGCCGGACTCGCTTGTCTGCCAGTCATTTTCCTCGACAACCCAGCCTTCTCCGAGTTCCGGAGCAAGCGCGTCACCCGGCACGTCGGCCTCCACCACCGTCACTTCGCAGCGTTGTGCCAACGGCAGAAACAGCCGATAGATCTCTCCGCCGCCGATGACCCAGGGCGCCTCGTCGGAAGCCGCCAGGGCCGCGTCCGCGCAGCCGACGGCCAATGCCCCGTCGGGCTCGAACAGGGCATCCCTGGTCAGCACGATATTGGGCCGACCCGGCAAAGGACGGACACTACCGGGCAGCGACTCCCAGGTCTTGCGCCCCATGATCACTGTGTGCCCCATGGTGATTCGCTTGAAACGTGCCTGGTCTTCGGGTAGCCGCCAGGGAATGGCACCGTCCGCGCCGATGACGCCGGCTCGGGTTTGCGCCCAGATCAGCCCGATGGTTCCCGTCATACCGCGACCGGCGCCTTGATGGCGGCGTGATGCTGGTAGTTCTCGACGGTGATGTCCTCGTATCGGTAGTCGAATATCGAATCACGCTGCGCCAGAACAAGCGTGGGATAGGGGTAGGGGTCGCGGCTGAGCTGTTCGGTGACCTGCTCCACATGGTTGTCATAGATATGGCAGTCCCCACCGGTCCACACAAAGTCTCCGACTCCCAGGCCCGCCTGTGCCGCCATCATGTGGGTGAGCAGTGCGTAGCTGGCGATGTTGAACGGGACCCCGAGGAATAGATCGGCGCTGCGTTGATACAGCTGGCAACTCAGCTTGCCGTCGGCCACATAGAACTGGAAGAAGGCGTGGCAGGGCGGCAGCGCCATCTGCGGGATTTCGCCGACATTCCATGCCGAAACGATGTTCCGGCGCGAATCCGGATTGGTACGCAGCAGATCCAGTGCGGCGCTGATCTGGTCGATGTGCTCACCAGACGGGGTGGGCCAGGCGCGCCACTGCACGCCGTACACGGGGCCCAGTTCGCCGGCCTCCGACGCCCACTCGTCCCAGATGGTGACCCCGCGCTCCTGGAGCCAGCGGACATTGGATTCACCGCGCAAGAACCACAGCAGCTCATAGATCACCGACTTCAGGTGGACCTTCTTGGTGGTGATCAGCGGGAAGCCGTCCTCCAGGCGATAACGCAGCTGGTGTCCGAAGACACTGCGGGTGCCGGTGCCGGTGCGATCCGCCTTCGGCGTGCCCTCTTCGAGCACGAGACGCAATAGATCCTCGTAGGGAGTGGGAAGAGACACGCAGCTAGTTTACGTCGCGGCCATGACGATCCCGAGGTCCCCGACGCCCACAGCGCGCCCCCGCGCCCTGCGTTCTACGGTTCTGCGAGCGCCTCCACTCCCGCGACGATCCCGGCACGCAACGCCTCGGCCTGCTCCCCCGTCAGCGCCCCCGCGGCGAATTTACAGACGACGGTGAACTCCGCGCCGATGGAATAGACCTCATAACGCGATGCCTGCGGCGCCGGCGGACCGCTCGACGGTGTGCGCGGCGTGGTCAGCTGAGCGTCGAAATCCTCCAGGGTCAGACCCGCAGGCAAGGGCGGAAGGGGCAAAACGCCAGGATTGGTGATCCGGATGAAAGGCCCCCAATTGCCGGTGAGCGCCGTGCCCCCAATGTGATTCACGCTTTGCACAAGGAAGCCACTGGCGATGTCGTCGTTGATCTGGGCTGCCACAGCGGCGCCGACGCGCAGTGGATCATCATTCGCGCGCACCGGGACTTGGCTGCGGGCGATCATGATGCCGTTGGCGATCTCTCCGAGTTCGGCGGGTGGTGTCAGGTGCCTGCGATAGTCCACGAGCGATTCGAAACCCAGATTCACCGGTTCGTCGTCGCCGATGCGGAACAAGGCACGTTCGGCAAGCGCGATCACGCCCGTGACGAGAGTGTTCAGGGTGGTGTCCCGTCGCCGCGCCGACGCGCGCAGCGAGGCAGACAACTCCGGATCGAAGCGTTGTTTCCAGCCCAGCACCATCTGCGGCGACGTCGAGTTGTCCTGTTGCCTGCCTGCCCAGGACGTTGGGCCGAACCACGGCTTCTCCGGCAGGGCGGCCCGGTGCAGGCCCCGCTTGGCCAGTGCGGCCTCTGGAGCCATAGGGATCGGCTGACGCCGCGGCCGCGGGATCGTGCCAGACGTCACGATCTCGGTGTACAGCTCCCACAATTCGTGGAAATACGAATAACTCAGGCGCGCATCGGCAATCGAGTGGTCCACCCCCACGGCGACGGCGCTGCCGGAGTCCCCTGGATAGACCAGAATCGCGTATGTGCCGTCGTCCAGCGACAGCACCGGCAGCGCCGCAACATCCCGAAGGCGCTCGTACCGCACAGATACGACCGTGTCGCGGACCTGCTCGGTGGTGACCCGGAAAAGCCGCCCGACGGGGTCAACCCGCGCCGCGAGGTAGGGATGATTACCTTGCATGACCGCGCCGGCGGCGCTCAAGGCGGCGATATCGAGATCACCCCGCAGCCGCGCGACATACCAAATGGTCGTGTACTTGCGCAGGTGATTTAATTCTGACTCTGCCGCCGAAAGCATCCGCTCAATACCGACGGTCTCTTTTACACGCGCAGTGGCACTCACGGGCGAATTCCAATTCATGTGGGCTGAACAGGCGATATTTAGCCTATGCCCTTTATATGGATATGCGAGACACCCAGCGACTCCACACCATTAATAACACGTTATTTTTGGCGCCCGATTTAACAGACTACGCCGGATATGACAGATTGAATTTAGCCAACCGAATTTCACCAGGGATGGCTAGGAAGACCCCGGGGACCGGTGACGCAATCGCCCCGCCGCCCCGTACAGGCCCCGCGATACCGTGCGCACGGCATAGAACCCCGCGATCAAGGTCAACGCAAGCATCACCAGGAACATGACCAGCCAATTGCTCCGGGTGTGTTCGATGTTCCACCAGATCACGGTGAACAGAACAGCCCCGACGAACACGAGGATGTCCCGCCAGCCACCGCCGTAGGACAAGGCCGCCTCACGCAGCGAGCGGCCACGATCATTGCTTGCGACGAGATCGTCGATGCGCTGATCGACCATGCGTCGCACCGCCGCGCGACGCTCTGCCTGTTCCTCAGGAATGCGATCGAGTAGATCGAAGTCCTTGGAGATCAGCTCCCGGATGTCGGGGGGTTTGAGGTTCCCGGCTACCGCACCCAGCAGCGCGCCACCGGCGATGGGCGCTGCCCCCAGGGCAAGTTCGGCCAGTGCTGGCATGGCTGTCTCCTCATCGCATCAAGATCGCCGCGAGCGTGCCGCCAAGGTTATAGGCCTGCTCGCGTGTTGAGGCGTCGATCGGCCCAACCACCTCCAGCACGTCCGCCGCTTTCTCCAGCGCCAGGCCGGTCACGATCTTGTCCACCGCTGCCGCCGCGCCCACGGTGTCGTTGTTGCCATGCACCCACACGCCGTAGGGCCGTGCGGCCACATGATCGAGGCTCGGGTAGTAGACGGTGTCGAAGAAGTGCTTGAGGGCGCCGGACATGTAGCCAAAATTGGCGGTGGTGCCGAACAGATAACCGTCGGCATCCAGCATGTCCGGGATCGTCGCGGCAAGAGCAGGCCGGATCACCACCTCCACCCCGGAAATCTCCGGGTCGTTGGCGCCCTCCAGTACGGCTTCCAATAGTTCGCGGGTGGCCGGCGACGGAGTGTGATGCACCACCAGCAGGCGACTCATCTCGCGGCGTCCTGCTGCATCTGTACCGCGGTGCGCATGGTGTCCCGGGCGCGGCCCCGGTCTCCCGCGTAGTCGTAGGCGCGAGCCAAGCGGTACCACCCCACCCAGTCGTCGGGTTCCGCTTCGACCTCGGCCTTCACGGTCGCGAAGAGCGCATCGGCATCCTCGCGGTTGACCCGCCCGGACGGCGTGGTGCGTAGCGCACTCACATCCAGTTCACGGCCCTGCTGGGCGGCCAGCGCGGCGAGGCGCTGATGCGCGAAACCCGCACGCAGCGTGGCGATCATGGCCCACAAACCGATGAACGGCAGGATCAGAACCCCGACCCCCATGCCGATCGCAGCGGCCTTCCCGGTCTGCACGAGGGCGATACCCATCTTTCCCAGGATCAGGAAGTACACCACCATCGCCACACACATGAAGGCGATGAGGATCTTGACCCTGGCCGCGGCGGACACTACAGCTCCAGCAGGGGCTCGATGCCGATCGTGAGGCCGGGTCGCTTCGCGATATCACGCACGGCCAGCAGCACCCCCGGCGCAAAGGAGCTCCGATCGATGCTGTCGTGCCGGATGGTCAACGTCTCACCGGTTGTCCCGAACAGCACCTCTTGGTGCGCGACGAGTCCGGAGACGCGTACCGCATGCACCCGCACCCCGTCGACGTCGGCGCCGCGCGCTCCCTCGAGCCCGGTGCTGGTGGCATCCGGGCTGGGTGGCAATCCCCGGCGGGCCTCGGCGATGAGTCGCGCTGTGCGCGTGGCCGTTCCGGAGGGTGCGTCCGCCTTGTTCGGGTGATGCAACTCGATAATCTCTACCGATTCAAAGAATCGGGCCGCCTGCTGAGCGAACTTCATGGACAACACCGCGCCGATCGCGAAGTTGGGGGCAATCAGCACACCCGTTCCGGGGCTGTCCGCCAGCCAGGAGCGCACCTGGTCCAATCGCTCGTCGGTGAAGCCGGTGGTGCCAACGACGGCATGGATGCCCTTACCGATCAAGAACTTCAGGTTGTCCATGACGACATCGGGATGGGTGAAGTCGATGACCACGCTGGCCGCGGTGAGCGCCTCCAGTGAGTCGTTCTTATCGACGGCGGCCACCAGGTCCAGATCGGCCGCGGAATCGACCGCCTGACACATGGCCTGGCCGACCTTGCCCTGTGCTCCCAGCACTCCGGTCGCGATGTTAGTCACGCCGGTCACCCTAATCCTCCGCACCGCGATGGCCGAGAGGACGTCCGCCCAACGCCCGGCGCTCCGCGACACGGCCGACATGCCCGGGAATCGCGTCGTTGCCCGTCGGCGCAAGTTCACCAGGGTGCTACTCGATATTCATACGAGCTACACGATTTCCCGCGGATCCTGTCGGCCGCTCAATTTGCCAGAAAACCATGTCAACTCCTGGTTGAGCCTGTTTTTGGCGGCGCAAGCGCGTGTGACCGCACCGGACGGAGCAACATGCTGTGATGGCAGTCACGGTTCTG
It includes:
- the dapB gene encoding 4-hydroxy-tetrahydrodipicolinate reductase is translated as MTNIATGVLGAQGKVGQAMCQAVDSAADLDLVAAVDKNDSLEALTAASVVIDFTHPDVVMDNLKFLIGKGIHAVVGTTGFTDERLDQVRSWLADSPGTGVLIAPNFAIGAVLSMKFAQQAARFFESVEIIELHHPNKADAPSGTATRTARLIAEARRGLPPSPDATSTGLEGARGADVDGVRVHAVRVSGLVAHQEVLFGTTGETLTIRHDSIDRSSFAPGVLLAVRDIAKRPGLTIGIEPLLEL